From one Lotus japonicus ecotype B-129 chromosome 3, LjGifu_v1.2 genomic stretch:
- the LOC130743585 gene encoding uncharacterized protein LOC130743585, which produces MIHRLKLRDGDWCTEKNMLIEEVQSYFQSLFTVQGDPGEVVFNHENFPSLSISDRNTLSLSVLKEEVYKALMSMKSFTAPGPDGFQPFFFKKYWEIVGDDVYGVVCNAFDSSTVDEKLLETLIVLIPKVDNPTSIKEFRPISLCNVTYKLITKFIVARIRPFLNKLIGPMENSFIPGRGTMDNAFLAQEIIHYMNSSRARNGSLAFKIDLETAYDSVSWSFLEDILHWFGFPNGLINLIMRCVSASTLSILWNGSRLPSFHPGRGLRQGDPMSPYHFVLCMERLSVRIDHLVNINKSKAITSLGVRPEVCEEIRAIAPIPFVRDLGTYLGFTLSSGRASRSKFNFLLENIQRKLESWKTNLLNVAGRACLARSVIATIPTYVMQGRSILEEKVRLNASPVWKGILKARDKLKGGYRFRLGNGNTSVWFKDWSGEGPLALQVPFVHISDSAMRLLDLVVNGEWTLQRCSTMMSEQVLALFNKVLPKCIQDEEDRWCWDPGNPDYYSSKEGYTWLRDTNQPSIPAADWGWIWKIKVPEKVKVFLWLTLHQALPVNSNRFKCHLTHSESCSRCSSAREDCLHCLRDCPHSRELWAKLGAWSWPNFSSLELPVWISFQARGTNATKFVAGLWGVWKWRNNMVLGDSPWPLHVAWSNLVRDHDDFLHALQPDLICIGAGLRKNVWRPPQENFVKLNTDGSFREPKNCMGGGGILRDKAGCWIAGFTSLAHGGDPFVAEALGLKEGLLMAWNSGHRNISCDIDCDNLVILLEEGHLERVHHHPQVAILKEIMQLMARNWRVSISWIHRDGNSAADWLSKQGYNLSSPSTQAIHQLEQELQLILLRDSLFVA; this is translated from the exons ATGATACATAGATTGAAATTGAGAGATGGCGATTGGTGCACGGAGAAGAATATGCTGATTGAGGAAGTCCAAAGTTATTTCCAATCCTTGTTTACCGTGCAAGGGGATCCAGGAGAGGTAGTGTTTAATCATGAAAACTTTCCCTCTCTTTCCATCAGTGATAGGAACACCCTCTCCCTCTCAGTTCTCAAGGAGGAAGTTTACAAAGCGCTTATGTCCATGAAGTCTTTTACAGCGCCAGGACCGGATGGGTTCCAGCccttctttttcaaaaaatattgggAAATTGTGGGAGATGATGTGTATGGAGTGGTCTGTAATGCGTTTGATTCTAGCACAGTGGATGAGAAGCTATTGGAAACTCTCATTGTTCTAATCCCGAAAGTGGACAATCCCACGTCAATTAAAGAGTTTCGCCCAATAAGCCTTTGTAATGTTACCTATAAATTGATCACAAAGTTTATTGTGGCTAGAATTCGTCCTTTCTTGAACAAGCTTATTGGTCCCATGGAAAACAGTTTCATACCTGGCAGAGGTACCATGGATAATGCATTCTTGGCCCAGGAAATAATTCATTATATGAATTCATCTAGAGCAAGAAACGGGAGTTTGGCGTTCAAAATCGACTTAGAGACGGCATATGATAGTGTCTCTTGGTCTTTCCTTGAAGACATTCTTCACTGGTTTGGATTTCCTAATGGTTTGATTAATCTAATCATGAGATGTGTGTCAGCGTCCACCTTGTCCATATTATGGAATGGCTCTCGGCTTCCTTCCTTTCACCCTGGGCGTGGGCTGCGCCAAGGTGATCCTATGTCCCCTTATCATTTTGTTCTTTGTATGGAGAGGCTATCTGTTAGGATTGATCATTTG GTGAATATCAACAAGTCAAAAGCTATTACCTCCCTTGGAGTGCGACCTGAAGTGTGTGAAGAGATACGAGCCATTGCCCCAATTCCTTTTGTGCGTGATCTTGGAACCTATCTCGGTTTTACGTTGAGTAGTGGTAGAGCGTCGAGAAGCAAGTTTAATTTCCTGCTTGAAAACATCCAACGTAAACTTGAGTCTTGGAAAACCAACCTCTTAAATGTTGCTGGGAGAGCTTGTCTAGCGAGATCAGTCATTGCAACGATACCAACTTATGTCATGCAG GGCAGATCAATTCTAGAGGAAAAGGTGAGACTTAACGCATCACCAGTTTGGAAAGGGATCCTCAAGGCGCGTGACAAACTAAAGGGTGGTTATCGGTTTCGGCTGGGCAATGGTAACACTTCGGTGTGGTTCAAGGACTGGTCTGGAGAAGGCCCTCTTGCTCTCCAAGTTCCTTTTGTTCACATTTCTGATTCGGCTATGCGCCTGTTGGATCTCGTGGTGAATGGAGAATGGACTCTTCAGCGTTGCAGCACCATGATGTCTGAGCAGGTTTTGGCGCTTTTCAACAAGGTGCTGCCAAAGTGTATTCAAGACGAAGAGGACCGCTGGTGTTGGGATCCTGGGAACCCAGACTACTACTCATCGAAGGAGGGCTATACTTGGCTTAGAGATACCAATCAGCCCTCAATTCCTGCAGCAGATTGGGGCTGGATCTGGAAAATTAAAGTTCCAGAGAAAGTAAAGGTTTTTCTCTGGCTGACTCTACACCAGGCCTTACCGGTAAATTCAAATCGTTTCAAATGCCATCTGACGCATTCTGAGAGCTGTTCTAGATGCTCCTCAGCCAGAGAGGATTGTTTGCATTGCTTGCGAGACTGTCCCCATTCTAGGGAGCTTTGGGCGAAGTTAGGAGCGTGGTCTTGGCCAAACTTTTCTTCCCTGGAGCTGCCAGTTTGGATTTCTTTCCAAGCTAGAGGTACAAACGCAACTAAATTCGTGGCTGGCTTATGGGGTGTTTGGAAGTGGAGAAATAATATGGTGCTTGGCGATAGTCCTTGGCCCCTCCATGTTGCTTGGAGTAATCTGGTTCGGGACCATGATGATTTTCTGCATGCGTTGCAACCAGATCTGATATGTATTGGTGCGGGTCTTAGAAAAAATGTATGGAGGCCACCTCAGGAGAATTTTGTCAAGCTTAATACCGATGGAAGCTTTCGAGAACCGAAAAATTGCATGGGTGGTGGCGGTATTCTTCGTGATAAGGCTGGATGCTGGATTGCAGGATTTACGTCACTGGCTCATGGTGGAGATCCTTTTGTGGCAGAGGCATTAGGGTTGAAGGAGGGTCTTCTCATGGCTTGGAATTCAGGGCATAGGAACATCTCATGTGACATTGACTGTGACAATCTGGTAATCTTATTGGAAGAAGGGCACTTGGAGCGTGTGCACCATCATCCTCAAGTTGCAATCCTCAAAGAAATCATGCAGCTCATGGCGCGTAACTGGCGTGTGAGTATTAGTTGGATACATAGAGATGGTAATTCTGCTGCAGACTGGCTTTCTAAGCAGGGTTATAATCTCTCCTCTCCGAGCACTCAGGCTATTCACCAGCTGGAGCAGGAGCTGCAACTCATCCTTCTTAGGGACTCCCTTTTTGTAGCTTAG
- the LOC130743586 gene encoding uncharacterized protein LOC130743586 → MEVDDSTPPDAGKTSGRSSFRDKLMGGAKAYGPKEVRDLVDQGRMKIQLVNGNRLLPKIVTEASVVEEMSARWKEALVVSLLGKTLGYRTMKQKLGTLWRLVGDFDMIDVGNGFYMVKFDIKEDKDKVINGGPWMVFDHYLAVSTRSPKFISPAAKVTNALAWIRIPGLNVVFYDESYLLSIARAIGKPIKVDWNMLKADRGRFARICVELDLTLPVVGKVCIEDYWYNIEYEGLHVICTKCGFYGHRSRECVEPPPVETGAQQPVSASEVSGGATLNPNAVAA, encoded by the coding sequence ATGGAGGTTGATGACTCTACGCCGCCGGATGCCGGAAAAACTTCGGGCCGGTCCTCGTTCCGTGATAAACTAATGGGTGGCGCCAAGGCATATGGCCCTAAGGAGGTGAGAGACTTAGTGGATCAAGGGCGAATGAAGATTCAGTTGGTAAATGGTAATAGGTTGCTACCTAAAATAGTAACAGAGGCCTCAGTTGTTGAGGAGATGAGTGCACGATGGAAAGAAGCTTTGGTGGTGAGTCTCTTGGGGAAAACACTGGGATACCGCACCATGAAACAAAAGTTGGGTACTCTATGGAGGCTTGTTGGAGATTTTGATATGATTGATGTAGGCAATGGATTTTACATGGTAAAGTTTGATATTAAGGAAGACAAGGATAAGGTAATTAATGGGGGCCCTTGGATGGTCTTTGACCATTATTTAGCAGTCTCAACACGGAGTCCAAAATTTATCTCTCCAGCAGCAAAGGTGACGAATGCTCTAGCATGGATCAGAATTCCAGGGTTGAATGTGGTTTTCTATGATGAAAGCTACCTGCTTTCGATAGCACGAGCAATTGGTAAGCCTATTAAGGTGGATTGGAATATGCTGAAAGCTGACAGGGGAAGATTTGCGAGGATATGTGTGGAACTGGATCTAACACTCCCGGTGGTGGGGAAGGTGTGTATTGAGGATTATTGGTACAATATTGAATACGAGGGTCTGCATGTTATATGCACCAAATGTGGGTTCTATGGACATCGGAGCAGAGAATGTGTTGAGCCACCACCGGTGGAGACAGGAGCACAACAGCCTGTGTCAGCATCAGAAGTTTCTGGCGGCGCAACACTGAACCCTAATGCAGTGGCGGCGTAG